The nucleotide sequence CATTTTGCCTTCTTCGAAGAAGTCTGCGTCGATTTGGTGAGCAGGTAGAGAGATATGTTGCTCTTTACCTTTAGTATCAGTAAAGCGTAGGTCAACAAACTTAACTTCGTTTTCTTGGATCAGCGATAGAACATTTTCTACTGACATCTTGGATAACCTCCAGTGTTAATAAACGGTACAGTTCGATTCAAAAATCGGTGTTGATTCTCTTAAGCCAGAACTGTGCCAAAAAAATAAATCCTTTAATTTCAAGGCTGTTTTAAATTCTTGTCTTATTTTGGTGCATGGCACGCACCAAAATGATCCTTAATTGCACTGTTTTGGTGCGTCGATTGTTCAAAGATCACAAAAAGACCTGAGTTATTTCGCATGTTATGAGGGTAGATGTCAAATGGGATTTTTTACTAGCGGGGATAAAATTGCTTTAAATCAAAGGAAAAAGGCCCTGGGCCCTGGGAACGGACTTCGCCCTATAGGCCCTGGGATTATATGGCGGGTGGACTACAATTATTCACAAGAAGTACGGGTGCAAAATCCCAGGGCCCAGGGCCTATAAACCCAGGGCCCGTTCAAGATCACATTTTTTAGGCGTTTTGGGAAAAATCTGGTACATTATCCGCCGATTTTTAAACCAAGTAGCAAATGGTTGCTGCTTAATACATTGAGTGAATCAAATTCATGACGACTCCACAGATTGATAAATTAAGAAATATCGCGATCATCGCGCACGTTGACCACGGTAAAACCACACTTGTAGACAAGCTTCTTCAGCAGTCCGGTACTTTAGAATCTCGTGGAGAAGCAGAAGAACGCGTGATGGACTCGAACGACATCGAGAAAGAGCGTGGTATTACCATTCTTGCTAAAAACACAGCGATTAACTGGAACGACTACCGTATCAACATCGTAGATACTCCGGGACACGCAGACTTCGGTGGTGAAGTAGAGCGCATTATGTCTATGGTTGATTCTGTTCTGCTTATTGTAGACGCAGTTGACGGCCCAATGCCTCAGACTCGCTTTGTAACTCAGAAAGCATTTGCTCACGGCCTTAAGCCAATCGTTGTTATCAACAAGATTGACCGTCCGGGCGCTCGTCCTGATTGGGTAATGGACCAGGTATTCGACCTGTTTGATAACCTTGGTGCTACTGATGAACAGTTGGACTTCCAGGTGGTATACGCTTCTGCTCTTAATGGCTGGGCAACACTGGAAGAAGGTGCTGAAGGCGAGAACATGGAACCATTGTTTGAAGCTATCGTTGAAAATGTAGAAGCTCCGGAGGTTGACCTTGAAGGTTCTCTGCAGATGCAGATCTCTCAGCTGGACTACAGCTCTTACGTTGGCGTTATCGGTGTTGGTCGTGTAACCCGCGGTACAGTTAAACCAAACCAGATGGTAACGGTTGTGGGTGCTGATGGTAAAACACGTAACGGTAAAGTGGGTACAGTTCTTGGTTATCTTGGCCTTGAACGTCACGAAGTTCAGCAGGCGACTGCGGGTGATATCATCGCTATAACCGGTCTTGGTGAACTGAAGATCTCTGACACCATCTGTGACCAGGCTAATGTTGAAGCGCTTCCTGCACTTTCTGTTGATGAGCCGACAGTTACAATGACTTTCCAGGTGAACACTTCTCCGTTTGCGGGTCTTGAAGGTAAGTTCGTTACTTCCCGTAACATCCTCGAGCGTCTTGAGAAA is from Vibrio sp. JC009 and encodes:
- the typA gene encoding translational GTPase TypA, coding for MTTPQIDKLRNIAIIAHVDHGKTTLVDKLLQQSGTLESRGEAEERVMDSNDIEKERGITILAKNTAINWNDYRINIVDTPGHADFGGEVERIMSMVDSVLLIVDAVDGPMPQTRFVTQKAFAHGLKPIVVINKIDRPGARPDWVMDQVFDLFDNLGATDEQLDFQVVYASALNGWATLEEGAEGENMEPLFEAIVENVEAPEVDLEGSLQMQISQLDYSSYVGVIGVGRVTRGTVKPNQMVTVVGADGKTRNGKVGTVLGYLGLERHEVQQATAGDIIAITGLGELKISDTICDQANVEALPALSVDEPTVTMTFQVNTSPFAGLEGKFVTSRNILERLEKELVHNVALRVEQTDDPDKFRVSGRGELHLSILIENMRREGFELAVSRPEVIIKEEDGQLMEPYETVTIDVLEEHQGGIMENIGLRKGELTDMAPDGKGRVRMDFMMPSRGLIGFQTEFMTLTSGSGLMYHTFDHYGPHKGGVIGQRNNGVLISNGAGKALTNALFNLQDRGRLFIGHGVEVYEGMVIGIHSRDNDLTVNPLKGKQLTNVRASGTDDAQVLSPPIIYTLEQALEFIDDDELVEVTPENIRIRKKFLSENERKRASRPAK